The following coding sequences lie in one Pseudarthrobacter phenanthrenivorans Sphe3 genomic window:
- a CDS encoding RNA polymerase sigma factor, which translates to MTGNDEPEGHSSSDGVPTLSAWATDQAWLAEADRDRAEERFDRLAGDRDLATALQASGYRGRNYELFANEIAKYGWAVIRGWIYKGQIRGEVKRKGFGALEPEPRPGSMIEEAESLADETIVLALTAFRDKVLVPGKWDPAKGASLRTFFVGQCLLQFSNVYKRWRREELRSYAEPQAPPPAAAWADDFEEGPLTPAAPDASEAAHIKDELRRAFGSITDERVRSAFYLSVTHGFTHAEIGEKLGMTAKAVESAIARARHQVRENRESA; encoded by the coding sequence ATGACCGGTAACGACGAGCCCGAAGGGCATTCGTCCTCCGATGGCGTTCCTACTCTCAGCGCGTGGGCAACGGATCAGGCCTGGCTGGCCGAGGCGGATCGCGATCGCGCTGAGGAACGATTCGACCGGCTCGCCGGAGACCGCGACCTCGCGACCGCACTTCAGGCCAGCGGATACCGTGGCCGGAACTATGAGTTGTTCGCGAACGAGATCGCGAAGTACGGGTGGGCTGTCATCCGCGGGTGGATCTACAAAGGGCAGATTCGTGGCGAGGTGAAGCGGAAGGGCTTTGGCGCACTGGAGCCGGAGCCCCGCCCGGGTTCGATGATCGAAGAGGCCGAGAGCCTGGCGGATGAGACGATCGTGCTCGCCCTCACCGCGTTTCGAGACAAGGTGCTCGTTCCGGGCAAGTGGGACCCCGCCAAGGGCGCTTCCTTGCGTACGTTCTTCGTGGGCCAGTGCCTGCTGCAGTTCAGCAACGTTTACAAGCGTTGGCGTCGAGAAGAGCTGCGTTCTTATGCGGAGCCGCAGGCTCCGCCGCCCGCCGCGGCCTGGGCTGACGACTTCGAGGAGGGCCCGTTGACGCCGGCGGCTCCCGATGCGAGCGAGGCGGCGCACATCAAAGACGAGCTGCGCCGTGCATTCGGGAGCATCACGGACGAGCGTGTCCGCTCAGCCTTTTATCTGAGCGTGACGCATGGCTTCACGCATGCCGAGATTGGCGAGAAGCTCGGCATGACCGCGAAAGCGGTGGAGTCGGCGATTGCGCGCGCACGTCATCAAGTACGAGAGAACCGGGAGTCCGCATGA
- a CDS encoding MFS transporter — translation MNTVPTPPTGVRAFVDSLPIGRRQRIIVLIMFFVMVADGMDITIVSHLFPPVIRDWGVPISAVTLVVSGGVVAMAIGALVSGPLADRWGRKGVTVVGFVLFCLATAGLGLTGDIYSFAAFRIISCFGLGAVMPVALTIVADWVPAARRAQMVSIAFAGVGLGSIIGAYLAAAVIPTLGWQVMVLIAGLTPLIILPFFIVLVPEPAIISVSRGIPEARIRRALALVAPDRDIAGVDLTRAGLTLGAGEARAKALFAEILSRPLLGVTLLIWGVFFVVQGSGLLVLQYMPVLLQAPSPGLSTAESGLIVAGYGWGSLIGQFAIAFILKRFDRFIALAGVTLWGVIGLLIVAAFGTGFGFFGYFALLFAIGLSLPAGAAAMQSITTLAYPEQFRATGMGSAGFAGRLGTLTYGALGGTLVGAGFGLTTISLVLAVPLAVSIGLLFGLRALSRRAGIAAEPQQIPPEVADAVVST, via the coding sequence ATGAACACAGTCCCCACACCTCCGACGGGCGTCCGTGCCTTCGTAGACTCGCTGCCCATCGGCCGGCGCCAGCGCATCATCGTGCTGATAATGTTCTTCGTCATGGTCGCTGATGGCATGGACATCACAATTGTCAGCCATCTCTTTCCTCCGGTCATCCGCGACTGGGGCGTGCCAATTTCGGCGGTCACCCTCGTTGTCTCCGGCGGGGTCGTCGCAATGGCGATCGGAGCACTGGTCTCCGGCCCGCTCGCCGACCGCTGGGGCCGGAAGGGCGTGACGGTGGTCGGCTTCGTTTTGTTCTGCCTTGCCACTGCCGGGCTCGGACTGACAGGCGACATCTACTCTTTCGCGGCCTTCAGAATCATCTCGTGCTTCGGGCTCGGGGCCGTGATGCCGGTCGCTCTCACGATCGTCGCCGATTGGGTGCCCGCGGCAAGGCGGGCCCAGATGGTCAGCATCGCCTTCGCCGGTGTCGGACTCGGCAGCATCATCGGCGCTTACCTGGCTGCGGCTGTCATTCCCACACTGGGTTGGCAGGTCATGGTGCTGATCGCGGGCCTGACGCCTCTGATCATCCTGCCGTTCTTCATCGTGCTCGTGCCCGAACCGGCCATCATCTCTGTTTCGCGCGGCATTCCGGAAGCCCGCATCCGAAGGGCCCTCGCTCTCGTGGCGCCCGACCGCGACATCGCGGGTGTGGATCTCACCCGTGCGGGTCTCACCCTCGGTGCCGGCGAGGCGCGCGCGAAGGCTTTGTTCGCCGAGATACTGTCGCGGCCACTACTCGGAGTGACCCTGCTGATCTGGGGAGTGTTCTTCGTGGTGCAGGGGTCGGGCCTGCTGGTTCTGCAGTACATGCCGGTTCTTCTCCAGGCCCCCTCCCCCGGTCTGTCGACGGCCGAGAGCGGACTGATCGTCGCCGGGTACGGCTGGGGCTCCTTGATCGGCCAGTTCGCGATCGCGTTCATCCTAAAGCGCTTTGATCGCTTCATCGCTCTGGCAGGTGTCACCCTCTGGGGCGTGATAGGCCTGCTGATCGTGGCCGCCTTCGGCACCGGCTTCGGCTTCTTCGGCTACTTCGCGCTGCTGTTCGCGATCGGATTGTCGCTCCCCGCGGGTGCGGCTGCCATGCAATCCATCACTACACTGGCCTACCCGGAACAGTTCCGAGCGACGGGAATGGGGTCGGCAGGATTCGCTGGTCGGCTCGGTACCCTGACCTATGGTGCACTCGGCGGGACCCTGGTTGGCGCGGGCTTTGGCCTCACCACGATCTCGCTCGTGCTCGCCGTTCCGCTCGCCGTCTCGATTGGTCTACTCTTCGGTCTGCGCGCCCTGTCCCGGCGTGCCGGGATCGCCGCAGAACCGCAGCAAATTCCCCCGGAAGTGGCCGATGCTGTTGTCAGCACCTGA
- a CDS encoding ribbon-helix-helix domain-containing protein: protein MTRTNEPALTSQEQERYHRLAESAENMDTLPEGAVITKSNGPGAGQALLEAALGSPEAVQRSVGRPSLSGKAAPAPVRSYRLTEELLRELGERAEAEHRKPSEIVREALHQYCTGHLRSQARLALLPVAAQPSPYLDTATVAAARTAELGGTIEGGPRACLLMP, encoded by the coding sequence ATGACCAGGACCAACGAACCAGCACTGACCAGCCAGGAACAGGAACGCTACCACCGGCTGGCAGAGTCGGCCGAGAACATGGATACCCTGCCCGAAGGCGCCGTGATCACCAAGAGCAACGGCCCAGGAGCCGGCCAGGCACTACTGGAAGCCGCTCTCGGATCACCGGAAGCCGTGCAACGCTCCGTGGGCCGTCCTTCACTAAGCGGCAAGGCAGCCCCGGCGCCAGTGCGCTCCTACCGGCTGACGGAGGAACTACTGCGCGAGCTGGGGGAGCGGGCCGAAGCTGAACACCGCAAACCCAGCGAGATTGTGCGCGAGGCACTGCACCAGTACTGCACCGGGCATCTTAGGAGCCAGGCCCGCTTAGCTCTCCTGCCGGTAGCAGCCCAACCATCCCCATATCTCGACACCGCCACAGTCGCTGCGGCCCGTACCGCCGAGCTGGGGGGGACCATCGAGGGAGGCCCTAGGGCGTGTCTCCTAATGCCTTGA
- a CDS encoding integrase, with translation MNGELSMSARREITKKFAREYAKADRRGKSEILDSLVAATGWTRDHSRRAIRVALQRKGAAHEQQRRHRPRKFSYDALVVLQHVWRLVGQPSGKYLAAVMDDLLERLVRFRELGKVADRVTPLVLDELRQMSAATIDRYLKPHKDAAYPVALSGTKPSHILRSSIPLRTAMDDPITNPGFLELDTVAHCGHTMKGEFLWTLNATDPVIGWTMMRTVKNKAFTHVHTGLEWINKHAPIPIAGMDFDNGGEFLNWSVIAWADKRKIPLTRTRPYKHNDNAHIEQRNGDWVRKHAFRYRYESAAELTLLNELWDLVMARKNHLLP, from the coding sequence ATGAACGGGGAATTGTCGATGTCCGCGCGCCGGGAGATCACGAAGAAGTTCGCGCGCGAGTACGCCAAAGCCGATAGAAGGGGTAAGAGCGAGATACTCGACTCGCTCGTCGCTGCGACCGGGTGGACGCGTGATCACTCGCGTCGCGCGATCCGCGTTGCCCTCCAACGCAAGGGCGCTGCACATGAGCAGCAGCGAAGGCATCGTCCGCGGAAGTTCTCCTATGACGCGCTGGTCGTGCTTCAACACGTCTGGCGGCTGGTCGGACAGCCCTCGGGGAAATATCTCGCCGCGGTCATGGACGATCTGCTGGAACGTCTCGTCCGATTCCGGGAACTCGGGAAAGTCGCCGACCGGGTCACACCTTTGGTGCTGGATGAGTTGCGGCAGATGTCAGCGGCGACGATCGACCGGTATCTGAAGCCTCACAAAGACGCCGCCTATCCCGTCGCACTGTCCGGCACGAAGCCCTCACATATTCTGCGCTCCTCGATCCCGTTACGCACCGCGATGGACGACCCGATCACCAACCCCGGATTCCTGGAGTTAGACACGGTCGCGCACTGCGGTCACACGATGAAGGGCGAGTTCCTCTGGACGTTGAACGCGACCGACCCGGTGATCGGATGGACGATGATGCGGACAGTGAAGAACAAAGCCTTCACGCACGTCCACACCGGTCTGGAATGGATCAACAAGCACGCCCCGATCCCGATCGCGGGAATGGACTTCGATAACGGTGGCGAGTTCCTGAACTGGTCCGTGATCGCCTGGGCCGATAAACGCAAGATCCCGCTCACGCGCACCCGCCCCTACAAGCACAACGACAACGCGCATATCGAACAACGAAACGGCGACTGGGTCCGCAAGCACGCGTTCCGCTACCGCTACGAATCCGCCGCCGAACTCACCCTCCTGAACGAGCTCTGGGACCTCGTCATGGCACGCAAGAACCACCTCCTGCCCTGA
- a CDS encoding IS5 family transposase (programmed frameshift) — protein sequence MSRSSVLSDSQWARIQPLLPSSAGRAGRPFRDDRRVVEGIIYRYRCGIAWRDVPTEFGPWQTLWKRHRRYSGDGTWDRLLDRLLVDADDAGVLDWSVSVDSTINRAHQHATNSRAPQGDLSNYTNLRVEPPDHGIGRSRGGLSTKVHALTDGKGRPLVVIVAPGQGGDSPMFAHLMGQLRVGRTGPGRARTRPDRLRGDKAYSSRAIRTHLRDRGITAVIPEPSDQIGHRKRRGTSGGRPPAFDAEDYKGRNVVERSFNDQKQWRGLATRYDKLAITYRGGVVLRAITIWLKALGDTP from the exons ATGTCGCGTTCGTCTGTTTTGAGTGATTCGCAGTGGGCTAGGATTCAGCCGTTGTTGCCGTCATCGGCGGGGCGCGCTGGTCGTCCGTTCCGAGACGACCGCCGGGTGGTCGAGGGCATCATCTACCGATACCGGTGCGGGATCGCGTGGCGGGATGTCCCGACAGAGTTCGGACCGTGGCAGACGCTCTGGAAACGTCACCGCCGTTACAGCGGCGATGGTACGTGGGATCGTCTGCTCGACCGATTGCTGGTCGACGCCGACGATGCTGGCGTGCTGGATTGGTCGGTCTCGGTGGACTCCACCATCAACCGAGCGCATCAACACGCGACGAAC TCCCGCGCACCACAGGGGGATCTGTCGAATTACACGAATCTGCGCGTCGAGCCTCCTGACCATGGAATTGGCCGGTCACGCGGTGGTTTGAGCACGAAGGTGCACGCGTTGACCGACGGGAAGGGTCGCCCTCTCGTGGTCATCGTCGCGCCAGGGCAAGGCGGGGACTCGCCGATGTTCGCGCACCTGATGGGGCAACTGCGAGTCGGGCGCACCGGTCCGGGCCGTGCCCGCACACGCCCGGATCGGCTCCGCGGAGACAAGGCGTACTCGTCGCGAGCGATCCGCACCCACCTGCGTGATCGCGGGATCACGGCGGTGATTCCGGAGCCGTCGGACCAGATCGGACACCGGAAACGGCGCGGGACGTCGGGTGGCCGCCCGCCCGCGTTCGATGCCGAGGACTACAAGGGTCGAAACGTGGTCGAGCGCAGCTTCAACGACCAGAAGCAATGGCGCGGTCTCGCGACACGATACGACAAACTCGCCATCACCTATCGCGGTGGGGTCGTCCTCCGCGCCATCACAATCTGGCTCAAGGCATTAGGAGACACGCCCTAG
- a CDS encoding NUDIX hydrolase yields the protein MDETGLQVPAGTVKPEELPEHAVLREASEETGLSGLRIVQYLGTGEYDMRPYADATHARHYFHLTTDSKDLPERWEAHEDNDGVGERIRFELYWVPLEKAHVIGAGQGAFLGRVVDDSAAR from the coding sequence ATGGATGAAACGGGATTGCAGGTGCCTGCCGGGACGGTCAAGCCAGAAGAACTACCTGAGCACGCGGTTCTTCGAGAGGCCAGCGAAGAAACCGGGCTGAGTGGGTTGCGCATCGTGCAATATCTCGGCACCGGCGAATATGACATGCGTCCCTACGCTGATGCCACCCATGCGCGGCACTACTTTCACCTGACGACCGACAGCAAGGACCTGCCCGAGCGATGGGAAGCGCACGAGGACAACGACGGGGTGGGTGAGCGCATCCGCTTCGAGCTTTACTGGGTCCCACTCGAAAAGGCCCACGTGATCGGTGCCGGTCAAGGCGCCTTCCTCGGCAGAGTGGTCGACGATAGCGCTGCCAGGTAA
- a CDS encoding ParB family protein has translation MLLSAPELGHTTSLYTPRRQRPRRPGTTAGSQEGYGSIADLIEAAVLREVKRMQRKHNQGRMWEPVPAGALRPGRRTLNEERHRA, from the coding sequence ATGCTGTTGTCAGCACCTGAGCTCGGTCACACGACGTCGCTATATACACCGCGCCGGCAGAGGCCCCGGCGTCCGGGCACTACCGCAGGCTCACAGGAAGGATATGGTTCGATAGCGGACCTCATTGAAGCCGCGGTGCTGCGGGAAGTGAAACGAATGCAGCGCAAACATAACCAGGGCAGAATGTGGGAGCCGGTACCAGCCGGTGCACTACGTCCGGGTAGACGGACTCTCAACGAAGAGAGACACCGGGCCTGA
- a CDS encoding dihydrodipicolinate synthase family protein yields the protein MTGRTVSSSDIVGLVGIVPTPSKPGADRADAIDTVDLEETARMVELIVASGVDVLLTNGTFGEVATLTYEELLAFNDTVIRTVANRIPVFCGASTLNTRDTIARSLALMGLGADGLFVGRPMWLPLDDEQLVSYYAAVCDAVPAAAVVVYDNSGVFKGKISSAAYAALAEIPQIVASKHLGVLSGSDAYANDLAAVKGRFPLLPTADNWLPSLEAFPGEVPAAWSGDVACGPEPVMALRRAIVEGLWDDARTVHEDIAWAMEPLFPGGDISKFMPYSIQIDRAEFEAAGYIVPGPSRHPYGTAPAAYLEGGAEVGRRWAGIRQKYVATLVEPDHPITQSLHPQ from the coding sequence GTGACAGGTCGCACGGTCAGCTCCTCCGACATCGTCGGGCTGGTCGGCATCGTACCGACTCCCTCCAAGCCGGGAGCCGACCGTGCGGACGCGATCGACACCGTCGACCTCGAAGAGACCGCGCGCATGGTCGAGCTCATCGTCGCTTCCGGTGTTGACGTGCTGCTGACCAATGGCACCTTCGGCGAAGTCGCTACCCTCACTTATGAAGAACTACTGGCGTTCAACGACACGGTCATCCGTACGGTCGCTAATCGCATCCCCGTCTTCTGCGGGGCCTCGACGCTGAACACCCGCGACACGATCGCCCGCAGCCTCGCCCTGATGGGGCTCGGTGCGGACGGTCTGTTCGTCGGGCGACCAATGTGGCTGCCTCTCGACGACGAGCAGCTGGTGTCCTACTACGCGGCCGTGTGCGATGCCGTTCCGGCTGCCGCCGTCGTCGTCTACGACAACTCTGGAGTGTTCAAGGGCAAAATCTCCTCCGCCGCCTACGCGGCGCTGGCGGAGATCCCGCAGATCGTGGCATCGAAGCATCTCGGCGTACTGTCGGGCAGTGACGCCTACGCGAACGACCTGGCCGCTGTAAAAGGCCGCTTTCCTCTGTTGCCCACCGCGGACAACTGGCTCCCCTCACTCGAGGCCTTCCCAGGCGAGGTGCCGGCGGCTTGGAGCGGTGACGTGGCCTGCGGCCCCGAACCCGTGATGGCGCTCCGCCGTGCGATCGTGGAGGGACTCTGGGACGACGCCCGTACCGTGCACGAAGACATCGCGTGGGCCATGGAGCCCCTGTTCCCGGGCGGCGACATAAGTAAGTTCATGCCATACAGCATCCAGATCGACCGGGCCGAGTTCGAGGCCGCCGGTTACATCGTGCCCGGCCCCAGCCGGCATCCCTACGGCACCGCCCCAGCCGCCTACCTCGAAGGGGGCGCGGAGGTTGGCCGCCGTTGGGCGGGCATTCGCCAGAAGTACGTCGCAACTCTCGTCGAACCCGATCACCCGATCACCCAATCGCTCCACCCGCAGTAG
- a CDS encoding transposase, which translates to MSARLTYSDEFKADAVELVVSSGRSPASVAPELGISVTALKRWVRLSREGQTEGGGKPDDPVDPAKYKALEARLRELERENDFLKKVSAFFAKEQR; encoded by the coding sequence ATGTCTGCTCGACTTACCTATTCCGATGAGTTCAAGGCTGATGCCGTTGAGCTCGTGGTTTCATCTGGGCGTTCACCCGCCTCTGTCGCTCCGGAGCTCGGCATTTCCGTTACCGCGTTGAAACGCTGGGTGCGACTGTCCCGTGAAGGGCAAACGGAGGGCGGCGGCAAACCGGATGATCCGGTGGATCCTGCGAAATACAAGGCTTTGGAGGCACGGCTGCGCGAGCTGGAGAGGGAGAACGATTTCCTGAAAAAAGTTTCGGCGTTCTTCGCCAAAGAACAACGGTAG
- a CDS encoding cupin domain-containing protein, which translates to MDSVNIETPAATQAEALAVFDQQAAGQYLRGQWIAEEHLMRAIGGPRPAGIPYRWAWDDVEKALAEATIALGPVDTARRHLTFVNPGLLDRGSATTHTISAGFQLVKPGEVCWSHRHTMGAVRFITKGDPEAFTTVDGERLPMEDFDLLITPRFSWHDHHNPSDTDVVWLDGLDIGLLFALGAVYYEPYGDDSQNVRPSSSEGIGTRSHWLRPTWERGRESRLPVRYPWSEVKARLDLYDLSAGNEFDGLALRYANPVTGGPTMPTMDCWVQRLAPGFDGRTHRRSSSAITYVISGSGTMQTDTETITFSAGDVITLPNWTNFRWTNDSATEPVQLFSMHDIPALQAFGLLYEEPESILNATPAPANPSPSLKPIYRPGAFYDQDEL; encoded by the coding sequence ATGGATTCAGTCAATATCGAAACCCCCGCAGCCACTCAGGCCGAAGCGCTCGCAGTATTCGACCAGCAGGCAGCAGGGCAGTACTTGCGCGGTCAGTGGATTGCGGAGGAGCACCTGATGCGGGCCATTGGCGGGCCTCGCCCCGCAGGCATCCCTTACCGGTGGGCATGGGACGATGTCGAGAAGGCCCTCGCTGAGGCGACCATTGCACTCGGGCCCGTCGACACGGCGAGGCGGCACCTCACCTTCGTCAACCCTGGTCTCCTCGATCGCGGAAGCGCCACCACGCACACCATCTCTGCCGGCTTCCAGCTCGTGAAGCCGGGCGAAGTATGCTGGTCGCATCGACACACCATGGGCGCTGTGCGATTCATCACGAAGGGAGATCCGGAGGCTTTCACGACCGTCGACGGCGAGCGTCTGCCCATGGAAGATTTCGATCTTCTGATCACCCCGCGATTCTCGTGGCACGACCACCACAACCCGAGCGACACCGACGTTGTCTGGCTCGACGGCCTCGACATAGGCCTTCTCTTCGCCCTCGGTGCAGTCTACTACGAGCCCTACGGCGACGACAGCCAGAACGTGCGCCCGTCGAGCAGCGAAGGCATCGGAACCCGCAGCCACTGGCTGCGTCCAACGTGGGAACGCGGTCGCGAGAGCAGACTGCCCGTGCGCTATCCCTGGAGCGAAGTCAAGGCGCGACTCGACCTCTACGATCTCTCAGCCGGGAATGAGTTCGACGGACTCGCCCTGCGCTACGCCAACCCCGTGACGGGCGGGCCCACCATGCCGACCATGGACTGCTGGGTGCAGCGTCTCGCCCCCGGGTTCGATGGCCGCACGCACCGCCGTTCATCGAGCGCGATCACCTACGTCATCTCGGGTTCGGGCACGATGCAGACTGACACCGAGACGATCACGTTCTCGGCAGGTGATGTCATCACGCTCCCGAACTGGACGAACTTCCGGTGGACGAACGACTCCGCCACCGAGCCGGTTCAGCTCTTCTCGATGCATGACATTCCCGCGCTGCAGGCGTTCGGACTGCTCTATGAAGAGCCCGAGTCGATCCTCAACGCGACCCCTGCGCCCGCGAATCCCTCGCCCTCGCTCAAGCCGATCTACCGTCCCGGCGCGTTCTACGACCAGGACGAACTGTGA
- a CDS encoding DUF2188 domain-containing protein: MPNGDVETFPQDGTWFNRVTGEAATVGGSFRTKAEAVDAGRDLARERQVEHIIKNEDGQIAERNSYGNDPRNIPG, translated from the coding sequence ATGCCAAACGGAGACGTTGAGACATTTCCACAGGACGGTACCTGGTTCAATCGTGTTACCGGCGAAGCTGCGACCGTAGGCGGCAGCTTCCGAACGAAAGCCGAAGCGGTCGACGCCGGCCGGGATCTCGCCCGAGAGCGCCAGGTCGAGCACATCATCAAGAACGAAGACGGTCAGATCGCAGAGCGTAACTCGTACGGGAACGATCCCCGCAACATTCCCGGCTGA
- a CDS encoding 2'-5' RNA ligase family protein, translating into MSRTALIVKVPATEMLVGLRRQFARDATYGVPPHITVLFPFIPAANLSGPNLSVLRHAVGGIPEFDFSLTRTRWFGDHVLWLAPANPSPFPCASG; encoded by the coding sequence ATGTCGAGAACAGCGCTGATCGTGAAGGTTCCGGCAACTGAAATGCTCGTAGGGCTCCGTCGGCAGTTTGCACGTGACGCTACGTATGGAGTGCCCCCGCACATCACGGTGTTGTTCCCGTTCATTCCTGCCGCGAACCTCAGCGGGCCGAACCTCAGCGTCCTGCGCCACGCGGTTGGCGGCATCCCAGAGTTCGACTTCTCGCTCACGAGAACTAGATGGTTCGGGGATCACGTTCTGTGGCTTGCGCCCGCCAACCCGTCGCCGTTCCCCTGTGCGTCAGGCTGA
- a CDS encoding IS3 family transposase has protein sequence MYRVVQEKNVDFPVAWMCRQLDLPRATYYRWLDAAETPTALRRRELTDQVKTVFDSSDGIFGHRMVHTKLAAAGIEVSVGTVAGIMAENGWVAKRMRAFKRTTIPSDPDKVFADLIGRDFTAEAPGTRLVGDITYLRTDEGWLYLATVIDLCTRMVVGWAMAEHMRASLVTGALTMARDRGHLSPNAIFHSDHGTQYTSREMGAWCAGNNIRQSMGATGVCWDNAVAESLFSSLKNEFYHHHSFTTRQDARLATMRYIEVFYNRWRPHTNNEGLPPATAMANFTTRNQQLPAAA, from the coding sequence TTGTACCGAGTTGTTCAGGAGAAGAACGTCGACTTCCCGGTGGCCTGGATGTGCCGTCAGCTTGATCTCCCACGGGCCACGTATTACCGGTGGCTGGACGCCGCAGAAACCCCGACCGCGCTCCGTCGCCGGGAGCTGACCGATCAGGTGAAGACCGTCTTCGATTCCTCCGACGGGATCTTCGGCCACCGCATGGTCCACACCAAATTGGCCGCCGCCGGCATCGAGGTTTCAGTGGGTACCGTGGCCGGGATTATGGCCGAGAACGGGTGGGTCGCCAAGCGGATGCGCGCCTTCAAGCGCACCACCATCCCCTCAGATCCGGACAAGGTCTTCGCGGACCTCATCGGCCGGGACTTCACAGCAGAAGCACCCGGAACGCGCCTGGTCGGAGACATCACCTACCTGCGCACTGACGAGGGATGGCTCTACCTGGCCACCGTCATCGACCTGTGCACCCGCATGGTCGTCGGCTGGGCTATGGCTGAACACATGCGCGCTTCGCTGGTCACCGGGGCCCTGACGATGGCCAGAGACCGCGGCCATTTGAGTCCCAACGCGATTTTCCACAGTGATCATGGAACGCAGTACACGTCACGCGAAATGGGCGCCTGGTGCGCCGGGAATAACATCCGCCAATCCATGGGCGCCACCGGGGTGTGCTGGGATAATGCCGTGGCGGAATCGCTGTTCTCATCGCTGAAAAACGAGTTTTACCATCACCACAGCTTCACCACCCGCCAGGACGCCAGACTGGCCACTATGCGCTACATCGAAGTGTTCTACAACCGCTGGCGGCCTCACACCAACAACGAAGGCCTGCCGCCGGCGACGGCTATGGCCAACTTCACAACCAGAAACCAACAGCTTCCCGCTGCTGCCTGA
- a CDS encoding IS3 family transposase has translation MYRVVQEKNADFPVAWMCRQLDLPRATYYRWLDAAETPTALRRRELTDQVKTVFDSSDGIFGHRMVHTKLAAAGIEVSVGTVAGIMAENGWVAKRMRAFKRTTIPSDPDKVFADLIGRDFTAEAPGTRLVGDITYLRTDEGWLYLATVIDLCTRMVVGWAMAEHMRASLVTGALTMARDRGHLSPNAIFHSDHGTQYTSREMGAWCAGNNIRQSMGATGVCWDNAVAESLFSSLKNEFYHHHSFTTRQDARLATMRYIEVFYNRWRPHTNNEGLPPATAMANFTTRNQQLPAAA, from the coding sequence TTGTACCGAGTTGTTCAGGAGAAGAACGCCGACTTCCCGGTGGCCTGGATGTGCCGTCAGCTTGATCTCCCACGGGCCACGTATTACCGGTGGCTGGACGCCGCAGAAACCCCGACCGCGCTCCGTCGCCGGGAGCTGACCGATCAGGTGAAGACCGTCTTCGATTCCTCCGACGGGATCTTCGGCCACCGCATGGTCCACACCAAATTGGCCGCCGCCGGCATCGAGGTTTCAGTGGGTACCGTGGCCGGGATTATGGCCGAGAACGGGTGGGTCGCCAAGCGGATGCGCGCCTTCAAGCGCACCACCATCCCCTCAGATCCGGACAAGGTCTTCGCGGACCTCATCGGCCGGGACTTCACAGCAGAAGCACCCGGAACGCGCCTGGTCGGAGACATCACCTACCTGCGCACTGACGAGGGATGGCTCTACCTGGCCACCGTCATCGACCTGTGCACCCGCATGGTCGTCGGCTGGGCTATGGCTGAACACATGCGCGCTTCGCTGGTCACCGGGGCCCTGACGATGGCCAGAGACCGCGGCCATTTGAGTCCCAACGCGATTTTCCACAGTGATCATGGAACGCAGTACACGTCACGCGAAATGGGCGCCTGGTGCGCCGGGAATAACATCCGCCAATCCATGGGCGCCACCGGGGTGTGCTGGGATAATGCCGTGGCGGAATCGCTGTTCTCATCGCTGAAAAACGAGTTTTACCATCACCACAGCTTCACCACCCGCCAGGACGCCAGACTGGCCACTATGCGCTACATCGAAGTGTTCTACAACCGCTGGCGGCCTCACACCAACAACGAAGGCCTGCCGCCGGCGACGGCTATGGCCAACTTCACAACCAGAAACCAACAGCTTCCCGCTGCTGCCTGA